A DNA window from Anas platyrhynchos isolate ZD024472 breed Pekin duck chromosome 33, IASCAAS_PekinDuck_T2T, whole genome shotgun sequence contains the following coding sequences:
- the LOC140000178 gene encoding potassium channel subfamily K member 6-like translates to MNPRTPMSTNSPRTPLSTRPPRDPPKNTGTPMNTRTPHWDPQALPQPHQDPPSPQSPPVRPGPPSPPSPQPPPTTPRGPPSPFTYRGGSPPKFSPPPPGYGPVAPLSPGGKAFCLAYAALGVPFTVLTLAVVARWLSVPVTRWPRRYLRTRWGWSPRGAAGLHLGLLAGAVAGGFVLLPAAALWALGGSGSFLDAVFFCGMAVTTVGLGDAAGAPEGQPPRHLYRVALAAYLLLGVTAALLLLAAFQQLLELHGVSAALRPPPDPPEEDGGLLDEGGQ, encoded by the exons atgaaccccaggacccccatgagCACCAATTCCCCCAGGacgcctctgagcaccaggcccccccgggacccccccaagaaCACCGGGACCCCCATGAACACCAGGACCCCC CACTGGGACCCCCAggccctcccccagccccaccaggacccccccagcccacagagccccccagttcgcccaggacccccatcaccaccaagcccccaacctccccccaccacccccaggggtcccccctcccctttcacttaccggggggggtccccccctaaattttcccccccccccccaggctacgGCCCCGTGGCCCCCCTGTCCCCGGGGGGCAAAGCCTTCTGCTTGGCCTACGCGGCGCTGGGCGTCCCCTTCACGGTGTTGACGTTGGCGGTGGTGGCCCGGTGGCTTTCGGTGCCGGTCACCCGGTGGCCCCGGCGCTACCTGAGGACGCGGTGGGGttggagcccccggggggccgccgggctccatttggggctgctggcgggggcggtggcggggggcttcgtgctgctgcctgccgccgccctgtgggccctggggggctccgggagctTCTTGGACGCCGTCTTCTTCTGCGGCATGGCCGTCaccaccgtggggctgggggacgcggcgggggcaccggaggggcagcccccgcgccaCCTCTACCGGGTGGCCTTGGCCG cctacctgctgctgggggtgacggcggcgctgctgctgctggcggccttccagcagctgctggagctgcacggggtcagcgccgcgctgcgcccccccccggacccccccgaggaggacggggggctgctggacgaGGGGGGGCAATAA